DNA from Aureimonas sp. AU20:
GTTCCGCACCGAATGGTGGTATGTCACCGGCTGGCTGAAGACGGCGGACGGGCGCGATCTCGGCTTTCAGGTCACCTTCTTCCGCACCCGGCCGGCGATCGACCCCGCCAATCCCAGCCGCTTCGCCCCGGCGCAGGTCCTGTTCGCCCATGCCGGCCTGTCCGACCCCGCGCTCGGCCGCCTGCTGCATGGCGAGCGCGCGGCCCGCGCCGGCTTCGGCCTCGCCGAGGCTTCGGAGGCGGATGCCGACGTGACACTGCAGGACTGGCGCTTCCGGCGCGAGGCGGACGGGCGGTTCACAACCCAAGTGGCGACCGGCGAGTTCGCGCTCGACCTCGCCTTCCAGCCGACCCAGCCGGTGCTTCTCCAGGGCGATGAAGGCTACAGCCAGAAGGGGCCGAACCCGGCGGAAGCCAGCTACTATTATTCCATGCCGCATCTTCAGGTTTCCGGCAGCGTGATGCGCGAGGGCAAGACCGAGGCGGTGACGGGCGAGGCCTGGCTCGACCGCGAATGGTCCTCGACGCTGCTGGCC
Protein-coding regions in this window:
- a CDS encoding lipocalin-like domain-containing protein — translated: MRGFLALLLAFSTFVAPLRAAEIQYPTVAPGTALAFPRDHGAHPEFRTEWWYVTGWLKTADGRDLGFQVTFFRTRPAIDPANPSRFAPAQVLFAHAGLSDPALGRLLHGERAARAGFGLAEASEADADVTLQDWRFRREADGRFTTQVATGEFALDLAFQPTQPVLLQGDEGYSQKGPNPAEASYYYSMPHLQVSGSVMREGKTEAVTGEAWLDREWSSTLLAADAAGWDWTGLNLDDGGALVAFRIRGRDGGTVYAGGSYRRADGSVTRFRPEDVSLEPLQTWRSPRTNAVYPVEQRLTLRLPEGERSFHLAPLFPDQELDGRGGGLPVYWEGAVSAPGARGYLELTGYASPLRL